Within the Bacillus sp. FSL K6-3431 genome, the region CGAATCCTTCAAGGGCTAGATATCTTTGTATTTCCATCCTTGCATGAGGGGTTACCGGTTGCATTAATAGAGGCACAGGGGGCGGGCTTACCTTGTCTCATATCAGATTGTGTATCGACAGAAGTCGATCTAGGCATGAACCTAGTTGATTATGCGCCTCTTAATAATACACAAGTATGGGTAAATAAGATGGAAAGAATAACAGCCAGTCAAATGGAAAGAAAAAGTGAACAAGTTGCTTTTTCTGACAAAGGGTATGATATTGCAGCTACTGCAAATAAAATTGAAGATTTTTACTTAACTATTTCGGGGTGAAATAATGAAGTTATTAACGATATTTACTCCAACTTTTAATCGAGCCTTTTGCTTGGATAATTGTTACCAAAGCTTATTACGCCAAACGAGTAAAGATTTTGTCTGGCTTATCGTTGATGATGGTTCAACAGATAGCACGAAACAATTAGTGGATGAGTGGCTCCAAGAAAAGAAGATTGAAATCAGATATATTTGGCAAGAAAATGTTGGTATGCATGGTGCGCACAACACTGCGTATGAATTAATTGATACTGAGTTGAACGTTTGTATCGATTCTGATGATTATATGCCAAAGGATGCTGTAGAAAAGATCAATCACTTTTGGAGAAAATACGGTAGTGAAAAAGTGAGTGGCCTAATTGGATTAGATGCAAACACGAATAATGAAGTGATTGGCACAAGATTACCAGAAAAATTGAAAAGTTCAACATTGTTTCATCTCTATAATGACCATGGTATCACAGGTGATAAGAAGCTTGTTTTCCGCTCAGAATTAACGAAACAATTTCGATACCCAATTTTTCAAAACGAAAAATATGTAGGGTTGGCATATAAATATTATATGTTAGATAGGGAATATGAAATGTTACTTTTAAATGAAGTATTATGTTGCGTGGAATATCTTCAAGATGGTTCATCATTAAATATGTTTAATCAATACAGAAAAAACCCGAAAGGTTTTGCATTTTATCGAAAAGAATTGATGAAATTACCATTTGCAGATATAACGTATAAATATAGGCAGGCTATACATTATGTGTCTAGTAGCTTATTAATGAATAACAAAAATTTCTTAAAAGAAACCCCAAGTAAAGGATTAACTATTATAGCTATTCCAATGGGCATACTACTATATTTTTATATTTTATCGAAAACAAGAGTCGCAAAAGATTAAGCAAATTATATAAGTTGTCTCTATTTATAGGAGAGGAAATAATATGACCTTTCTATGGTTAAATCTTTTCATCGTATTTATACTATCCTTTTTTGCTAGATATTTTTCCACTGCAGTATTAGCGGCAGGTTCGATACCTACAATTAAACCCAATAAAACCTTAGTAACCGGTGCACTACTGTCACTAGTAATCATTTCTGGTCTTAGAAATAATATTGGAGATACTTATTTTTATAAACGTATATATGAGATCAATGATTTTACTTGGGAATTTATCACCTCACAGAAAGATATTGGTTTTGGATTGCTACAAATGCTCTTAAAAAATTATTCAGATGATCCCCAAATCATGATTTTTACAACTGCTCTGATCACTAACATTCTGATCATTTCTGTTTTATTTAAATATTCCAGGATGTTTGAGCTAAGTACGTATGTTTATATTACAGGTGGCTTATTTTTAGTTTCAATGAATGGTATTAGGCAAGTGCTTGCCGCAGCCATTATTTTTACCGCGACGAAATACTTAATGAATGGAAGTTGGGCCAAATATTTCGCTGTTGTTATTCTTGCCTCCATGTTCCATCAAAGTGCATTGATTCTGATTCCGATTTTTTTCTTAGTTAGGTATAAAGCGTGGTCTAATGCAACATATATTTTGCTTTTTTTCTCGATCGCGATAGTAATTGGTTTTGATCAGTTTTCAGCGCTTTTATTTTCTGCTATTGGGGACACACAGTATGGGCAATATTCAAATTTTGATGAAGGTGGAGCAAGCATTGTTCGTGTTGCTGTAGATGCTGTACCGCTTGTCATCGCTTATCTTGGCAGGGAGAAATTTAGGGAGATATTTCCAAGCAGTGACTATATCGTTAACATGGCTCTAATCGGCTTTATTTTCATGCTCATTTCCACGCAAAACTGGATATTTGCAAGATTTGCTATTTATTTTAGTTTATATCAATTAATTCTCATATCCTGGATCATCAAACTTTTCTGTAAAAAAGATCAAAGATTCGTTTACTATGTGTTACTTATTTGTTATGGATTATATTATTTTTATGAAAATGTAATCACATTAAATATTCTTTATAAAAGTGACTTTCTCGAGCATTTATTTTAACTTCATTCAGCAGAAGTTCCCCACTTCTATAAGTGGCGGGATGAATGCGATTTACCTAATTCAGTGGGAGTGCAAACTCCGGCTGAATGAAGTGAAAGCCTCCGGCGGATGTCACAGATTTTCAGAGGAGGTTTATCGAGCGAGCTCGATAAAATCTGGACGCAATTCCCGCCAAGGCGTAATTGATCTTAGGGGGCAGGAAATGATGAAAATAGATCCTCCTAAAAGGGTCCTCCATATTGTAAGTTCAATGGGGAGAGGGGGTGCCGAAACATTAATCATGAATATTTATCGAAACATAGACCGTAGAAAAGTCCAATTTGACTTTATTACTCATAATTATGACATAGAAGACTATGATGATGAAATTAAGGAAATGGGTGGAAAAATATATAATATTCCCAGCCTTGGAACTATCGGTCCTTTTCAGTATATGAAAAAGTTGATGGCTATCATGTCTGATAGTACTTATGTTGCAATCCATGCTCATACGGATTACCAAAGTGGTATTCCGGCATTAGCAGCGAAAATGTGCGGAATAGAAAATAGGGTTTGTCATTCACACAGTAATAATTGGCTAAAACAGCATGGTTTTAAAGAAAAGCTCATGTTAAAGGGGTTACAAGCAATAATTAAGTTCTCAGCAACAAAGCTTTGTAGCTGTAGTGAAGAAGCAGCAAGGTTTTTATTCGGAACTAATAAAGTGAGTATTCTAAAAAATGGGATTGATATAAGTGAGTATACCGAAACGGACCCAAACAATAGAAAGAGTGTGTTAAAGGAACTTTATTTATCTGAAGATGCAAAGGTCATTGGTCATGTAGGCCGTTTTTCGGAATCAAAAAATCATCTGTTCATCTTAAGGGTTTTGAAAAAGCTAGTGAAAGAGGACTCAAGATTTGTAGCCATCTTAGTTGGGGAGGGTCCTTTAAGGAAAGAAGTTGAGATAGAAGCTGAACGGATAGGATTATTGGAACATATTAGGTTTTTAGGAGTTAGAACTGATATTCCTAGACTGATGAATGCCTTTGATGTTTTTCTTTTCCCATCTTTATTTGAAGGCTTCGGTATTGTCATGCTAGAAGCGCAAAGTTCTGGGACTCCTTGTATTGCCGCAACGTCAGTGCCTAAAAGTACGGATATGGGGCTAGGGTTAGTAAAATACCTTCACCTTGAGGAACATATTGACCTATGGTGTGATGGCATTAAAGCCTCCCTTTTAATTGATAAGCCAAATAAGTATTTCATAATAAACAATATATCGGAACTTGGATTTAATATTCAAAGGAATTTGAATGATTGGTTAAGATTATACGGAATTAGCAACACTGAAGTTCCTCAAAGATGAATAGCGAGGTAATCCTAGAATGAAGAAAAAAATATTAATCACCTCTTTTGATTTGGCAATTGGCGGTGTGGAGCGTAGTTTAATCGGTTTATTAAATCATTTTGACTATAGCAAATACGATGTAGATTTAATGCTTTTTAAACATGAAGGAGAATTTTTCCCATATTTACCTTCAGAACCACATCTGTTAGCAGAAGTACCGAAGTACACTACCTTTCGGAAATCAATTAGTCAGATCGCAAAGGAAGGATATTATCAGCTAGGGGTTTCAAGGGCATTAGCAAAATCAATTAGTTATTTCCACGGGAAAATAAAAAATATCGATGAGCCAGGATATTTAACCATCCAATATGGATGGGAAATGACAAGTCCCTTTTTACCAAAACTGAATAATGAATATGATGTGGCCATAGGTTTCCTGTGGCCACATCACTTTATAGGTGGGAAAGTGAAAGCGAAGAAAAAAATTGGCTGGATCCATACGGATTACTCAAATATTCATGTCAATAAGAACATCGAAAATCGGATGTGGAATAAATTAGATCATATCGTCGCTGTTTCGGATGAGTGTTCACAAACTTTTTTGAAAGAATATCCAGATTTCAAAGAAAAGACTTTAGTGATTGAAAATATTCTATCTCCTACTTTTATTAAAGAACAAGCAAGCTTAGAGGTGCCGATAGAAATAAAAAAGTCACCAACAAAAACAATTTTAGTAACAGTAGGACGGCTTTCACATGCAAAAGGTTTAGATCAAGCAATAAGGGCTTGTAAGAAATTGGTTGATGAAGGATATGACATTGCATGGTATGTAGTTGGATATGGTCCCCTTGAAGATACATTAAAGAAATTAATTGATCTATTAGCTCTTCAAGATCGCTTTATTCTATTAGGTAAAAAAGTGAACCCTTATCCTTATATAAAAGCATGTGATATTTATGTTCAGCCATCCAGGTATGAAGGGAAGGCAGTAACGATTCGCGAGGCACAGATTTTAGGAAAACCAGTTGTCATTACTAATTTTCCAACTGCAAAAAGCCAAGCATGTGATGAATTTGATGCGCTAATCACACCGCTTAGTATAGATGGTATCGTTACAGGCATTCAGAGATTAATAGAAGATAGGCAGTTAAAAGAAAGTTTAATATCCAATATAAGTAAAGAAGATTATGGAAACGAGCTGGAAGTAGAAAAACTATATCAATTAATGGAAGCATAAGGGGTTGATCATACATGGCTATACTTATTACGGGTGGAGCCGGCTATATCGGCAGTCATACATGTGTGGAATTATTAAATGCAGGTTTTGAAATTATTGTCGTGGATAATTATATCAATAGTAAACCGCAGTCATTAAAGCGTGTGAGCGAGATAACTGGCAAAAGTTTTAAAGCGTACGAAATGGATTTGTTAGATGAGGAGAAGTTGGAAAAAGTATTTACAGATAACACCATTGATGCAGTTATTCATTTAGCGGGATTAAAGGCGGTTGGCGAGTCTGTTCATACCCCACTTTTGTACTATGAGTTTAATATTATTAGTACAGTAAGACTATGTAATGTAATGAAGAAATATAATGTGAAAAATTTAGTTTTTAGCTCATCAGCTACTGTATATGGCGTACCAGAATCCATTCCGATTAACGAAAATGCACATTTAACCGCAATGAGTCCATATGGAAGATCTAAACTAATGATTGAAGAAATCTTACGCGATCTGTATGAATCGGATCACGGTTGGAGTATTGCACTTTTAAGGTATTTTAATCCAGTTGGAGCCCATGAAACCGGCCTTATCGGTGAGGCACCTAACGGCATCCCTAATAATTTAATGCCTTATATTACTCAAGTGGCAGTTGGTAAATTAAAAGAATTAAACGTCTATGGCAATAGTTATCCAACGTTTGATGGTACGGGTGTAAGAGACTATATTCATGTAGTTGATCTGGCTAAGGGACATTTAAAAGCGCTTGAAAAAGCAACTGAAAAACCCGGTATAGAGGCGTATAACCTTGGAACTGGGAAAGGATATAGTGTATTAGAAATGATAGCTGCTTTTGAGAAGGCATCAGAAAGAAATATACCATATAAAATAACTGGTCCGCGCTCTGGTGACATTGCCGTTTGTTACGCGGATCCTTCTAAAGCAATAATAGAACTTGGTTGGACTGCGGAAAAGGGAATTGAAGAAATGTGTACAGATTCCTGGAGATGGCAATTCAATAATCCAAATGGTTACGATGAGAATACAAATATATTAAATTCAGCTAATCCTCGCTTATTTACATTTAGCGGGGATTTTCCTGTTGAACTGGTAAATGAAGATGAGTATGTAAAAGAATTAAACTATTAGCCTAGGAGTGGAAAATGAATGAAAAGACTCTTAGATACTATCTGTTCCATCTTTTTATTAATCCTATTTTCACCACATTTGTTGATCACCGGATTATTAATCAAAGTGATATTAGGTGGTCCAATCTTATTTAAGCAACAACGTCCCGGATTACAGGCAAGACCATTTTATTTATACAAATTTCGTACAATGACGGATAAAAGGGATCAACAAGGAAATCTACTTCCAGACAATTTACGTCTTACTACTTTTGGTGTATTCCTACGAAAGTGTAGTTTAGATGAATTGCCTCAACTAATAAATGTGATCAAGGGAGATCTTAGTTTAGTAGGACCTCGCCCCTTATTAATGGATTATCTACCACTGTACACAGAAGAACAATCCAAACGTCATTTAGTTAGACCAGGAATCACCGGTTGGGCACAGGTGAATGGACGGAATGCGATAAGCTGGGAACGGAAATTTGAATTAGATATTTGGTATGTGCACCATCAATCCCTGTTACTTGATTTAAAGATTTTATTATTAACGACAAAAAAGGTGCTTTTGTCAGTCGGAATAAATCAACCGGGAAATGCTACAATGGAAAGCTTTACTGGAACAAAGTCTACTGTAAAAGAGGGGCATGGATGAAAATAGCTATTATTGGAAAAGGCGGTCATAGTAAAGTCATTCAAGATATTATTTCTTTGCATAGTAGACTTAAAATTGTTGCGTATTTGGATGATAAATATGATGAATTATCAAGAAAAGAAGATATATTTTTTGGTCCCATATTAGCCGCGGAAATAATTAATGACATGTTTAAAGATGTGAAGTTTATTATTGCAATCGGAAATAATAAACTTAGAAGATTGATTGTTAATCAGTTAAAACTTACCAAAGAAAGTTATGTAACACTCATTCATCCAACCGCAACCATCAGTATAAGCGCAAAAATAGGCTGCGGATCAGTTGTTATGGCCCATACAGTAATTAACGCTGATACTCATATTGGTGAACATACGATTATCAATACAGCTTCCGTTATTGAACATGATAACCAATTAGGCGATTTTGTTCATATCTCACCTAATGCAACATTAACTGGCGCGGTTAAAATTGAGGATGGTGCGCAGGTTGGGGCTGGAGCGACAATTATCCCGAAAATAAAAATCGGAAAATGGTCAGTTATCGGGGCAGGTGCAACTGTCATTCATTCTATCCCTCCTTATTGTACTGCTGTTGGTGTGCCAGCTATAGTAAAAAATAATCAACTGATAGAGGGTGTTTAAATGATTGAGATAGCTAAGAAAGATAGAATTTTTCTTTCGCCACCGCATTTATCAGGTAATGAAATGAAATATATGCAAGAAGCGATTGATACGAATTGGATTGCGCCACTTGGTCCGAATGTAGATGCTTTCGAAGCCGAAATAGCTAGTTACGTAGGAGCTAAAGGAGCTGTTGCAGTTAGTTCAGGTACTGCAGCGATTCATTTAGCTCTTTCTTTATTAGAGGTTAAAACGGGAGATATTGTTTTTTGTTCGAGCTTAACGTTTGTAGCAAGTGCTAATCCTATCCTATATCAAGGAGCGGAACCAGTTTTTATCGATTCCGAGCCGGAAACCTGGAATATGTCCCCACAAGCACTTGCAAGAGCTTTCGAAGAAGCGGCACTTGCTGGAACATTGCCGAAAGCAGTAATCGTTGTTCATTTATATGGCCAAAGTGCGAAAATGGATGAAATACTTTCTATATGTAATCAATATGATGTACCAATGATTGAGGATGCGGCTGAGTCACTAGGTTCTATTTATAATGGAAGGAAAAGTGGTACCTTTGGAAAACTTGGTGTGTTTTCATTTAATGGGAATAAAATTATTACTACATCAGGGGGCGGAATGCTCGTATCAAATGATGTAGTCGCTTTACAAAAAGCACGCTTTTTAGCCACGCAATCTAAGGACCCTGCACCACATTATCAGCATAGTAAGGTAGGATTTAATTATCGAATGAGTAATATTTTAGCAGGGATGGGAAGAGCACAGCTTGAAGTATTGGAAAAAAGAATTATATCTAGGAGATTCATATTTTCACAGTATTATCGGGAATTATCTCATATACCAGGCATTCATTTTATGCCAGAATTGAAAAATACGCTGTCTAATCGCTGGCTTACAGCTTTAACAAATGATGAGAGTAAAACAGGAATATCTACTGGCGTTTTATTACGCGCGTTAGTGGAGGCGAATATTGAAGCGCGCCCTGTTTGGAAGCCCCTGCATTTGCAACCACTATTTAAGGGGATGAAATACTTTCCACATCAAGAACATCATAATGTATCGGAACAATTATTCATGACTGGCATATGCCTGCCTTCTGGTAGTAATATGACCGAAGAAAATTTAATGAGGGTGATCGATTGTCTTAAAGATGAATTAAACCAAAGGGTTTAGGAAGTCTATCCTAAATGGATAAAAGAGGTATATAAATGATAGGGAAAAATATATGTAAAATACGAAAAAAAAAGGGACTGACATTAACAGAGCTGGCAAATCGGGCTGGTATAGCCAAATCATATTTAAGCAATATTGAAAGGAATGTGAATAAGAATCCTTCCATAAATGTGATGGAAAAAATAGCCTCTGTTTTAGAAGTAGACCTTAAAACACTACTAGATCCAGAATTGACTAATGAGCCCAAACTACCTCAGCTTGATGCGGAATGGATTGATCTTGTACATGAACTAAAGGAATCAGGGATCAAAAAAGAAGAAATTAAAGAATTTAAAACATTGCTTGAATTTATTAAGTGGCAAAATAAGCATACTAAAGATAGTTAATTTATAGATGTAAATGATAAGTTTTAAAAAAAGTAAAATAGGCGGGTTAAGATGTCACGAAAAGTAAGTATTATTGTTCCCGTATATAAGGTTGAAAAATATATTCATAGATGTGTAGATAGTATTTTAGAACAAACTTACACAAATGTGGAAGTTATTTTAGTGAATGATGGATCACCAGATAACTGCGGTCCGATTATTGATGACTATGCTAGTGAGGACTTCCGGATTGTAGTAGTACACAAAGAAAATGGTGGTTTATCGGACGCTAGAAATGTTGGAATGGAATATGTAACAGGAGAATATACGTTGTTTGTAGATAGTGATGATTGGTTAGAAAAGAATATGATTGAAGAAATGGTGAATATAGGTCTTAATTTTAAAGCTGATATTGTGCAATCGGCTTTTTATTATGCCTATGAAGACCATTTACTTTATGATAATCGATACTATTCAAAGCGAGATTCTCCTACCATTTTAAACAATCAAGTTCTAATGGCTGAATTGGTAAATAACCAAAAGGTTAAAAACTTCGCATGGGGAAAACTATATAAAACAAAAATCATCAAGGATCTACCTTTTAAAAAGGGGGTATTATTCGAAGATGTATTTTGGGCTCATAAAGTGATGCAGCAAGTAAATACTTATGTTATCGTGCATCAACCAATGTGTTACTATTTCCAGCGGAGCGACAGTATTGTTGCTCATTATACATTAAAAAATTTAGACATATTAGAAGGCCTCAAAGAAAGACATCGTTTTATTGAAGAAAATTATCCTGATTTAACAGATGAATCTTATAGAGTGATATTGAAAACCTGTTTGATTCATTACAATCTCTTATTTTTAAATAGAAAAAAGGACAAAGCAGGATTACGAAGAAAAGAAATCCACGCTTATATCAAACGTAATTACAGCGAATTCGGGAATGCTGCCAAAGGAGACACACAATTGGAGCAGCAGTTGCGGTTGTTTAAGCTACATCCATATGTAAATATATTTTTCCTCTTAGTAGGAAAAATTCTAAGGAAGTTAAGATTTATACCTCGGCCTATCGGGTTAGAACGAATCAAGCTTCATTCTAGAGTATGACCAAAAAGGGGAATTACAGAATGAATCAGCTAGTTGGAAAACTGAAAAAGTATATAGCTTTGCTCATGATTCACATTTTTAATTGCTTTCCTATTAAGGGAAATAAAATTTTTATGTTTAGTTATTATGGTAGTCAATATGGATGTAACCCTAAATATATAACGGAGTATATGCTCCAGCATACTCCTAAGGGAAGATTTGATATTGTATGGGCCTTTAATGATATAAAACAAAAGGAGCATATACCTAATATAAGAAAAGTAAAAACCATGACTTTTCAATACTTTTATGAGCTATGTACGTCTAAAGTGGTGATTACGAATTTTAGAACGACAGATTTATTTGTAAAAAGAAAGAAACAGTATTACATCCAAACATGGCATAGTTCATTACGCTTAAAGCAAATCGAAAAAGACGCAGAAGATGCACTTCCACCGAACTATGTCGAGATGGCTAAAAAGGATTCAAATAAATGTGATCTCTTATTATCTGGCTGTAAATATAGTACAGATATCTTTAAGAGGTCTTTTTGGTATGATGGAGAAATTTTTGAACACGGGACACCAAGAAATGATTTACTTTTCAAAAAAGATCCTTTAATAAAAGGGGGAATTTTAAATGAATTAAACATACCTATTGATTATAAGGTCATTTTATATGCCCCAACCTTTAGAAAAGATAATGATCTAGCAGTATATGATTTGAATTATTCTAATATATTAAAAGGTTTAAAAGAGAAATTTGGTGGAAGATGGATATGTTTAGTAAAATTACATCCCCATTTAATGTCAAAATCTAGCCAGTTAGTTTATGGCGATCATGTTGTAGATGTGACTAGCTATAACGACATTCAAGAACTACTAAATATTTCTGATGCCTTAATAACTGACTACTCATCCTTGATGTTCGATTATTCAATTACAGAAAGACCGTGCTTTTTATACGTACCTGATTATAAAGAATATATAAAACAAGACAGAAATTTATATTTTGATTTATTGGAATTGCCCTTCAAAAAAGCAATGAACAACGGGGACCTTCTTGAAAAAATAAAATTATTTGATTCGGAAAAATACAATGGCGACTTAAGTCACTTTTTTGAAGGAATTGGCTCCTTTGAAAATGGAAATGCTAGCGAGGTTTTAGTAAAGCGAATAAATAAAATTTGCTTTTAGCCGAAGATGGAGGAAAACAAATGAAGTCATATAAATTTGGTTATACCACAGGTGTTTTTGATTTATTTCATGTAGGACATCTAAATGTTTTAAAAAGAGCAAAAGAACAATGTGAAATCCTCATCGTTGGTGTAAGTACAGATGAGTTAGTCCAAGAGTATAAAAATAAACTTCCTGTTATTCCTTACCATGAAAGAATCGAAATCGTTGAAGGAATAAAGTTTGTAGATATAGTAGTCCCTCAAATAAATAGAGATAAGTTTTCAGCATGGGAAACCCTAAAATTTGATGTCATGTTTGTTGGGGATGACTGGAAGGGTAATCCTCTTTTTAATGAAGTTGAAAAGAAGTTTAACCAAGTAGGGATAGAAATCGTTTTTTTTCCGTATACAAAAGGGGTATCTTCTACGATCGTAAAGGAAAAAATAAAAAGTTAATTCATATAAAATGAATTTTATGCTATCTTAGCCTCCAAGGATATAAGTTAACTTAAACGAATTATCAAATGGAGACTATTCCCTTTTTTTGAAAGATAAAGGTAGTTAAGGGGGGGCAAATATTTTAAAATTTAAATGTTTTTTATCATTAATTTACTGGAATGTGTTGGTAAATATTTTAGGGAAATCCATGTTATTACCACAAAAACTAAGGTATTTCCTTTATAAACTTGCTGGAATGAGAACAGCATCTTCAAATATTCGTTCAGGTTGCATATTTCGTGGCAAAAATCTTATGATCGAAAAAGGTGTGCTCCTTAATCACAATGTATTTATAGATAGTTGGGAAAAGGTAATAATCAAAGAGAATACAGCAATTGCTTTTGATGTCTTGATCTGTACCTCTAGTCATAAGATAGGAGATAAATTCAAAAGAGCTGGGGAATCTGATCGGAAGCCTATCGTTATTGGTAAAGGGTGCTGGATAGGCGCACGGGCTACTATATTACCTGGCGTTACTATCGGAGATGGATGTTTTATTGCGGCAGGAGCAATAGTAACCAAAGACTGCAAACCAAATACACTTTACGCTGGAGTTCCAGCAAAAGAAATTAGATCGCTTTGAAAAGAAATACTTTTACTTCATCTTATTATGCATTAGAATAAACTGCTGAATTGTGAGTATCTCAATTGAGGTGCTCTTTTCTTTTGTAAAAGAGGTGTGATTCAATAGACGTTGACGTTTGTTTATAAGGTAATAAATCCGTTTATTAATATGTTTTATGATTATTCAGTAGTGAAAATTCGATTGCATTGATAAAAAACATATTTTTAATTAAATAAAGAGTATAGAAGGTTATAGTATGAAAAATCAACTCAAAGCTGGTGCAGTATTATCATATGCAGCACTATTTATTAATAGCGCAATCTCAATTATATATACACCTATTATGTTAAGTCTACTTGGTCAATCAGAATATGGATTATACAGTCTAGCTAGCGCAACTTCTGGATTCATAGGTGTCTTGAACTTTGGATTAGGTAATGCATTAATTCGATATTCGGCAAAATATAAAGCGCTAAATGATGAGCAAGGCTGCTCAAAATTATACGGGTTATTTTTTATCATTTATGGAGTATTAGGTGGAATTGCACTAGTAGCAGGAATAATACTGACTTTAAATGCAGATTTGTTTTTTTCTAACTCATTAAGTATTGCTGAGCTTCACACACTTAAGATAATCATGCGAATAATGATAGTTAACATATCTATTGGTATAGGATTAGGAATGTTTAGTGTTATTATTTTGGCGCATGAAAAGTTTGTTTTCCAAAAGACGGTAGTTATAATCAGTTCCATAATAAGCCCTCTGTTAATATTACCATTTTTAATAATGGGATACGGTGTTATTACCATGGCGTTAATAATCACTTTATTAAATTTCATAACAATTATTATCAATATTTATTTCTGCATTAAAAAAATAAAAATAAAGATCATATTTAAAAAGTTGGAAAAAGGATTGTTTAAAGAAATAATAATATTCTCATTCTATATATTTTTAAATTTAATTATAAGCCAATTATATTGGTCAACTGATCAAGTCATACTTGGAATTTATAGTGGAACCATTGCTGTTTCAATTTATACTATAGGTGTTTCTTTTACAGGTTACTTTTCCGGTTTTTCATCTGCAATATCAAATGTGTTTTTAAGTAAAGTATCAACAATGGTAACCCAGGAGGCAACAGATCAAGAATTATCGGAGTTATTTATAAGAATAGGGAGAGTTCAATATATTATAATTTCATTCGCATTAAGTGGATTTGTTGTTTTTGGTCAGGAGTTTATTTATTTATGGGTAGGCTTGGAATATAGCGAATCATATATAATAGCCGTTATTATACTTGCTCCTATGTTAGTTTCGCTAATACAAAGTATGGGTGGGGTAATACTACAAGCAAAAAATATGCAAAAGTTCAAATCTGTAATTAACATTTTTGTCGCTATAGTTAATGTAATTATGAGTGTGATATTTGTTCAATGGTGGGGAGTTATTGGGTGTGCTATTGCAACAGCTATTTCTTTTACTATAGGGAATATTGTTATTATTAATATATATTATTGGAAGAAAATCAGTATAAACATACCTGAGTTTTGGGTTAACATCTTATCTTTGAGTACACCACTT harbors:
- a CDS encoding glycosyltransferase family 2 protein codes for the protein MKLLTIFTPTFNRAFCLDNCYQSLLRQTSKDFVWLIVDDGSTDSTKQLVDEWLQEKKIEIRYIWQENVGMHGAHNTAYELIDTELNVCIDSDDYMPKDAVEKINHFWRKYGSEKVSGLIGLDANTNNEVIGTRLPEKLKSSTLFHLYNDHGITGDKKLVFRSELTKQFRYPIFQNEKYVGLAYKYYMLDREYEMLLLNEVLCCVEYLQDGSSLNMFNQYRKNPKGFAFYRKELMKLPFADITYKYRQAIHYVSSSLLMNNKNFLKETPSKGLTIIAIPMGILLYFYILSKTRVAKD
- a CDS encoding EpsG family protein, producing the protein MTFLWLNLFIVFILSFFARYFSTAVLAAGSIPTIKPNKTLVTGALLSLVIISGLRNNIGDTYFYKRIYEINDFTWEFITSQKDIGFGLLQMLLKNYSDDPQIMIFTTALITNILIISVLFKYSRMFELSTYVYITGGLFLVSMNGIRQVLAAAIIFTATKYLMNGSWAKYFAVVILASMFHQSALILIPIFFLVRYKAWSNATYILLFFSIAIVIGFDQFSALLFSAIGDTQYGQYSNFDEGGASIVRVAVDAVPLVIAYLGREKFREIFPSSDYIVNMALIGFIFMLISTQNWIFARFAIYFSLYQLILISWIIKLFCKKDQRFVYYVLLICYGLYYFYENVITLNILYKSDFLEHLF
- a CDS encoding glycosyltransferase family 1 protein; this encodes MMKIDPPKRVLHIVSSMGRGGAETLIMNIYRNIDRRKVQFDFITHNYDIEDYDDEIKEMGGKIYNIPSLGTIGPFQYMKKLMAIMSDSTYVAIHAHTDYQSGIPALAAKMCGIENRVCHSHSNNWLKQHGFKEKLMLKGLQAIIKFSATKLCSCSEEAARFLFGTNKVSILKNGIDISEYTETDPNNRKSVLKELYLSEDAKVIGHVGRFSESKNHLFILRVLKKLVKEDSRFVAILVGEGPLRKEVEIEAERIGLLEHIRFLGVRTDIPRLMNAFDVFLFPSLFEGFGIVMLEAQSSGTPCIAATSVPKSTDMGLGLVKYLHLEEHIDLWCDGIKASLLIDKPNKYFIINNISELGFNIQRNLNDWLRLYGISNTEVPQR
- a CDS encoding glycosyltransferase, translated to MKKKILITSFDLAIGGVERSLIGLLNHFDYSKYDVDLMLFKHEGEFFPYLPSEPHLLAEVPKYTTFRKSISQIAKEGYYQLGVSRALAKSISYFHGKIKNIDEPGYLTIQYGWEMTSPFLPKLNNEYDVAIGFLWPHHFIGGKVKAKKKIGWIHTDYSNIHVNKNIENRMWNKLDHIVAVSDECSQTFLKEYPDFKEKTLVIENILSPTFIKEQASLEVPIEIKKSPTKTILVTVGRLSHAKGLDQAIRACKKLVDEGYDIAWYVVGYGPLEDTLKKLIDLLALQDRFILLGKKVNPYPYIKACDIYVQPSRYEGKAVTIREAQILGKPVVITNFPTAKSQACDEFDALITPLSIDGIVTGIQRLIEDRQLKESLISNISKEDYGNELEVEKLYQLMEA
- the galE gene encoding UDP-glucose 4-epimerase GalE, yielding MAILITGGAGYIGSHTCVELLNAGFEIIVVDNYINSKPQSLKRVSEITGKSFKAYEMDLLDEEKLEKVFTDNTIDAVIHLAGLKAVGESVHTPLLYYEFNIISTVRLCNVMKKYNVKNLVFSSSATVYGVPESIPINENAHLTAMSPYGRSKLMIEEILRDLYESDHGWSIALLRYFNPVGAHETGLIGEAPNGIPNNLMPYITQVAVGKLKELNVYGNSYPTFDGTGVRDYIHVVDLAKGHLKALEKATEKPGIEAYNLGTGKGYSVLEMIAAFEKASERNIPYKITGPRSGDIAVCYADPSKAIIELGWTAEKGIEEMCTDSWRWQFNNPNGYDENTNILNSANPRLFTFSGDFPVELVNEDEYVKELNY
- a CDS encoding sugar transferase, translating into MKRLLDTICSIFLLILFSPHLLITGLLIKVILGGPILFKQQRPGLQARPFYLYKFRTMTDKRDQQGNLLPDNLRLTTFGVFLRKCSLDELPQLINVIKGDLSLVGPRPLLMDYLPLYTEEQSKRHLVRPGITGWAQVNGRNAISWERKFELDIWYVHHQSLLLDLKILLLTTKKVLLSVGINQPGNATMESFTGTKSTVKEGHG